TCCCGGCACCTGCACCCAGCTGAAGCTGATACATGCGGAAGTATCTGCCGCCCTGTGCCATCAGCTCGTCATGGTTGCCGCGTTCGACAATCTGACCCCGGTGCAGCACCAGAATCTGGTCCGCACTGCGGATGGTGGACAGACGGTGAGCGATGATGAAGGTGGTCCGGCCTTTTTTCAGTACCTCCAGTGCCTGCTGGATAATGCTCTCGGTCTCGGTATCGATATTGGACGTTGCTTCATCCAGAATCAGGATCGCCGGATCGAAGGATAACGCTCTGGCAAAGGAGATCAGCTGCCGCTGTCCGGCAGACAGGGTGCTGCCCTTCTCAATGACCGGTTCATCGAAGCCTTGCGGCAGATGGGACAGCAGTTTATCGGCTCCTACCTCACGCAAGGCGCGTTCGACACGCTCTCTGGAGATCCGTTCATCACCCAGACTGACGTTGGAGGCAATGGTACCGGTGAAGAGGTACGGGTCCTGAAGCACGATGCCCATATGACTGCGCAGCCATTGCTTCGGCAGATCCTTGACCTTTTGCCCGTCAATCGTTATGCTTCCTTGCTGCGGATCATAGAAGCGGAACAGCAGGTTGATGATGGAGCTTTTGCCGGAGCCGGTATGGCCCACAAGGGCGACAGTCTCGCCCGGGCGTGCCTCGAAAGAGATATCGCGCAGGACGAAGTCCTTTTTATAAGCAAAGGAGACATCCTTGAATACGACATTTCCCTTGTAACGCGGCATCGATCCGTCAGTGACCGGCTCCCCAGGCTCATTCATCAGCGTGAACACGCGGCCCGCGGAGACCATTGAGCTGTCCAGATTCGCCAGCTGGTTGACCATGCCCGTAATCGGCTGGAACATCCGGCCCAGTACATCGACGAAGGCATAGAGAACGCCAAGCGATACGAAGGTTGAACCGTCCAGGCTGCCGAAGCCGAAGTACCACAGCACCAGCACGAAGGAGAGGCTGCGCAGCGAGTTCACCAGGTTGTGGGAGGTGAAGGCGTTCAGGTTGAGCATTTTGTTCTGATATTTCAGATAGTCGTCATTGAGCTGCTCGAATTCAGCACTACTCTGCTTCTGGCGGCGGAAAATCCGGATGATCGACATCCCTTGAATCGATTCATTGATAATGGCATTAATCTCACTAAGCCGCGAGCGGATGATTGTGTTGTATTTGGTAGCGATTTTGCGGTATAGCACGATCCAGAGAATAATAATCGGTACGACGAACAAACTGACCAGTCCCAGCTTCACATCGAGCAGGAAGAGGGCTACATAGACACCGGTGATATTGATGATCCCTGTAGCGAAGTTGGATAATACGGCAATGAAGAGATCCTTAACTGCTTCCGTATCGTTAGTTACCCGGGAGACTACCTTACCGGCAGGCAGATTATCGAAGAAATAGACCGGCAGGCGCTGGATATGGGCATAGACATCGGTCCGCAGCTTGCGGATGACCTGATTGGCAGACGATTGCAGCCAGTAGGTTTTACCGAACTCAGCAATAATGGAGATCACAAGGAACATGGCGTATAGAGCGACCAGCTGATAGATTCCCGGAAGCTCCGGCTTGTAAAAGGAAAACAGATCACCAGCCGACAGCTTGACGGCCGGATAGACCGTCGTCTGCTCGCCGTATTTGATCTGGAGCTTCCCGTCCGTGAAGCTGCGCTCGCCTTCAGCCTTCGGTACAGCTTCATTGATGAAGTAGAAGCTTCTGCCTGCCTGAAGCAGACGGACTTCCTGGCCCTTGGCTTCACCTGCGGCAAAACGGTCACCGCGTTTGTAATAAGTGTTGTTATATTCCGCAGCATCCTCCGGCGAGGCTGTCTGGAAGTAGGGCTTCTCAATCGCAAGCAGATGATTGTCAATCATGCTCTTGGCGATAAACGGCCCTGCCAGCTCAGCCGCTACTCCGATGGTCAGGAGCAGAAGGGCGGCGATGAAGGTCTTTTTGGCGGTCAGTGCATATTGCAGCAGACGTTTGCCTGTACTCTGTGTCAACGGTGACACCTCCTGTATGGGGTTATTCATTCGTCAGATTATTCTCAACCTGCTGGCGGTCGAACTGCTCACGGTACCAGCCGCCCAGTTCCAGCAGTTCCTGGTGTGTACCTTGTTCAGTAATATGCCCGTCTTCGAGGACAACGATCAGATCAGCATGCTCAATCGCCGAGAGGCGGTGGGTGGAGATGAGCGTGGTTTTGCCGCTGCGCTCCTCGCGGATGTTCTCGATGATCTTTGCTTCTGTCCGTGCGTCAACGGCTGACAAGGCATCATCCAGAATCAAAATATCGGGATTCGAGATGAAGGCGCGGGAGATCGAGACCCGCTGCTTCTGTCCCCCGGAGAGGGAGACGCCGCGTTCGCCAACCATCGTATCCAGCCCGTCGGACAACGTGCCGAGGTCATTCTGGAAGGCTGCGGCGGTAATCGCCTGCATGATCCGCTCATCGCTGGCCCCGGAATGTCCGAACTGGATATTCTCGCGTACCGATTTGGAGAAGAGAATCTGCTCCTGCGGCACATAGCCCATCCAGCTATGAAGCTGGTCGAGGGCGATCTGGGTGATCGGCACACCG
The sequence above is a segment of the Paenibacillus sp. FSL R7-0204 genome. Coding sequences within it:
- a CDS encoding ABC transporter ATP-binding protein, coding for MTQSTGKRLLQYALTAKKTFIAALLLLTIGVAAELAGPFIAKSMIDNHLLAIEKPYFQTASPEDAAEYNNTYYKRGDRFAAGEAKGQEVRLLQAGRSFYFINEAVPKAEGERSFTDGKLQIKYGEQTTVYPAVKLSAGDLFSFYKPELPGIYQLVALYAMFLVISIIAEFGKTYWLQSSANQVIRKLRTDVYAHIQRLPVYFFDNLPAGKVVSRVTNDTEAVKDLFIAVLSNFATGIINITGVYVALFLLDVKLGLVSLFVVPIIILWIVLYRKIATKYNTIIRSRLSEINAIINESIQGMSIIRIFRRQKQSSAEFEQLNDDYLKYQNKMLNLNAFTSHNLVNSLRSLSFVLVLWYFGFGSLDGSTFVSLGVLYAFVDVLGRMFQPITGMVNQLANLDSSMVSAGRVFTLMNEPGEPVTDGSMPRYKGNVVFKDVSFAYKKDFVLRDISFEARPGETVALVGHTGSGKSSIINLLFRFYDPQQGSITIDGQKVKDLPKQWLRSHMGIVLQDPYLFTGTIASNVSLGDERISRERVERALREVGADKLLSHLPQGFDEPVIEKGSTLSAGQRQLISFARALSFDPAILILDEATSNIDTETESIIQQALEVLKKGRTTFIIAHRLSTIRSADQILVLHRGQIVERGNHDELMAQGGRYFRMYQLQLGAGAGNGPGEPAPESGDHASAAGLRPSLEQI